One segment of Bacillus alkalisoli DNA contains the following:
- the pxpB gene encoding 5-oxoprolinase subunit PxpB — MNYSMYPIGDSALQIKLPNANALLLHQFSTSIHQNRCLGVHDIVPGLETITIFYQFPQTNYYELEAKLITILQNIKLTTSESPIRTLYIPTLYDGPDLLEVAHFHKTTPENIIDWHSTPTYEVSMLGFLPGFPYLSGLPACLHTPRKKEPRLQVEAGSIGIGGSSTGIYPIASPGGWNLIGRTSVSIFSLEEEQPFLFQQGDKVKFVSVSELVKSNREDVIFYEKN, encoded by the coding sequence GTGAATTACTCTATGTATCCAATTGGGGATAGTGCCCTACAAATTAAACTTCCGAATGCAAACGCTCTTTTGTTGCATCAATTTTCTACTTCCATTCATCAAAATCGTTGTCTCGGTGTTCATGATATCGTACCCGGTTTAGAAACAATTACTATCTTTTATCAGTTCCCACAAACAAACTATTATGAACTCGAAGCTAAACTAATAACTATACTGCAAAACATAAAATTAACAACAAGCGAGTCACCAATTCGAACTTTATACATTCCTACCCTTTATGACGGACCTGATTTGCTAGAAGTTGCTCATTTTCACAAAACAACACCAGAGAATATTATAGATTGGCATTCCACCCCCACGTATGAAGTATCAATGCTCGGTTTTTTGCCCGGCTTTCCTTATTTAAGCGGCTTGCCGGCCTGTTTACATACTCCGCGAAAAAAAGAACCACGCCTACAAGTCGAGGCTGGTTCTATCGGGATAGGTGGCTCGAGTACAGGTATCTATCCGATCGCTTCGCCCGGAGGTTGGAATTTAATCGGTAGAACTTCTGTATCCATTTTTTCTCTAGAAGAAGAGCAACCTTTTCTTTTTCAACAAGGAGATAAAGTGAAGTTTGTGTCCGTTTCAGAACTAGTGAAATCGAATCGAGAGGACGTCATTTTTTATGAGAAAAATTGA
- a CDS encoding YwdI family protein, translated as MDIPLNKVLQQIQAETEKALQTNSAQEKREHLTAIKALSELALQTKSSSDQQPVYKPTPMPTPPVNFATNVQPVTPVPSVKRNEPDANGDSLFDF; from the coding sequence ATGGACATCCCATTAAATAAAGTACTACAACAAATTCAAGCAGAAACAGAAAAAGCACTACAAACGAATAGCGCGCAAGAAAAACGTGAACATCTTACTGCGATAAAAGCATTAAGCGAGCTGGCGTTGCAGACGAAAAGCAGCTCCGACCAACAACCGGTTTACAAACCAACACCAATGCCAACGCCACCTGTGAACTTTGCAACAAACGTGCAACCGGTAACGCCCGTTCCTTCCGTAAAACGAAACGAGCCTGATGCAAACGGAGATTCATTATTTGACTTCTAA
- a CDS encoding uracil-DNA glycosylase, with translation MQFACKQWTELMKMESQKDYFIQLQQFVEKEYNEETIFPAKENIYKALQETPYHNVKVVILGQDPYHGLGQAHGLSFSVQHGVTVPPSLKNIYKELNSDIGIEPPSHGNLMKWAAQGVLLLNTVLTVKQGKANAHKGKGWEQFTDAIIRALNDREKPVVFWLWGNNAIAKEKLITNKHHYIHKSVHPSPLSARKGFFGSKPFSTTNEFLTKIGQKPIDWSL, from the coding sequence ATGCAATTTGCTTGTAAGCAATGGACAGAATTAATGAAAATGGAGAGCCAAAAAGATTATTTTATCCAACTTCAACAGTTCGTTGAAAAAGAGTACAATGAAGAAACGATTTTTCCAGCGAAAGAAAATATATATAAAGCACTGCAAGAAACTCCTTACCATAATGTTAAAGTGGTTATTCTTGGGCAAGACCCATATCACGGACTAGGACAAGCACATGGCTTAAGCTTTTCCGTTCAACATGGCGTTACTGTTCCACCCTCGCTTAAAAATATTTATAAAGAACTGAATTCCGACATCGGCATCGAACCACCTTCTCATGGAAATTTAATGAAATGGGCAGCACAAGGTGTGTTATTATTAAATACAGTTTTAACTGTAAAACAAGGAAAAGCCAACGCTCATAAAGGAAAAGGCTGGGAGCAGTTTACCGACGCCATTATTCGTGCATTAAACGATAGAGAAAAACCAGTTGTCTTCTGGTTATGGGGTAACAACGCAATTGCAAAAGAAAAGCTAATTACAAATAAGCATCACTATATCCATAAAAGTGTTCATCCAAGCCCATTATCAGCAAGAAAAGGATTCTTCGGCAGCAAACCATTCTCCACCACAAATGAATTTTTAACCAAAATTGGTCAAAAACCAATCGACTGGTCATTATAG
- the pta gene encoding phosphate acetyltransferase: MSDLFTTLKEKVVGKNIGIVFPEGNDERILTAVARLAAENMVKPIVIGNVEEVNTLAKNLGLTLDGVDVLDPNTYEQMDEVVASFIERRKGKATEEDARKILLSPNYFGTMLVHMNIAQGLVSGAAHSTADTVRPALQIIKTKEGVRKTSGVFIMVRGEEKYVFADCAINISPDSSDLAEIAIESAETAKMFNMEPRVAMLSFSTKGSAKSPETERVVEAVRIAKEREPNLTIDGEFQFDAAFVPSVAEKKAPLSEIKGDANVFVFPSLEAGNIGYKIAQRLGNFEAVGPILQGLNKPVNDLSRGCSVEDVYKLALITAGQTVK, encoded by the coding sequence ATGAGCGATTTATTTACAACCTTAAAAGAAAAAGTAGTAGGGAAAAACATCGGTATCGTCTTCCCAGAAGGAAACGACGAGCGTATTTTAACAGCTGTAGCAAGACTTGCAGCCGAAAATATGGTCAAGCCAATTGTCATCGGTAACGTAGAAGAAGTAAACACACTAGCAAAAAATTTAGGCTTAACGTTAGACGGAGTAGACGTATTAGACCCAAATACATATGAGCAAATGGACGAAGTTGTAGCTTCATTCATTGAGCGTCGAAAAGGAAAAGCAACAGAGGAAGACGCACGTAAAATATTACTTAGCCCGAACTACTTCGGAACCATGTTAGTTCACATGAACATAGCACAAGGGTTAGTTAGTGGGGCAGCCCACTCGACAGCGGACACCGTTCGCCCGGCATTACAAATTATTAAAACAAAAGAAGGCGTTCGCAAGACGAGTGGCGTATTCATCATGGTTCGTGGCGAAGAAAAGTATGTATTTGCAGATTGTGCAATCAACATTTCACCAGACAGCAGCGACTTAGCGGAAATTGCCATTGAAAGTGCAGAAACAGCAAAAATGTTCAACATGGAGCCACGTGTTGCGATGTTAAGCTTCTCCACAAAAGGTTCAGCAAAATCTCCTGAAACAGAGCGCGTTGTGGAAGCTGTTAGAATTGCAAAAGAACGTGAACCAAACTTAACGATTGACGGTGAGTTCCAGTTTGACGCGGCGTTCGTTCCATCTGTTGCGGAGAAAAAAGCTCCACTGTCAGAAATTAAAGGTGATGCAAACGTATTTGTTTTCCCTAGTTTAGAAGCAGGTAACATCGGCTATAAAATTGCCCAACGTTTAGGTAACTTTGAGGCAGTTGGCCCAATTTTACAAGGACTAAACAAACCTGTTAATGATCTTTCGCGTGGTTGCAGTGTAGAAGATGTATATAAGCTGGCACTAATCACAGCTGGTCAAACGGTAAAATAA
- a CDS encoding methyl-accepting chemotaxis protein has product MVAKFESIKNGIDEAQSFLKSINEITTQTNLLALNASIEAARAGEAGKGFAVVAQEIRKLSGNTDMFASQINEITSRIQTSTTEVLQELQHFQTSMKQTNETNKKSAAIFKELSTSSKMLLEQGTHITIAMEEINVGVTDIVHSVTDLVHSSSNLSAEMEDVVQAANHQVEVSNSLQHTIEQLKQTANELQTNIQTIEK; this is encoded by the coding sequence ATGGTTGCAAAATTTGAATCCATCAAAAACGGAATCGATGAAGCGCAATCTTTCTTAAAAAGCATTAACGAAATCACAACACAAACGAACTTACTTGCACTAAACGCCTCCATCGAAGCAGCACGTGCAGGAGAAGCTGGAAAAGGATTTGCAGTAGTTGCCCAGGAAATTAGAAAGCTTTCTGGTAACACCGATATGTTTGCAAGCCAAATTAACGAAATAACAAGCAGAATTCAAACAAGCACAACCGAAGTGCTTCAAGAACTGCAACACTTCCAAACAAGCATGAAGCAAACAAATGAAACAAATAAAAAATCAGCTGCCATATTTAAAGAACTTTCTACAAGTAGTAAAATGCTTTTAGAACAAGGAACACACATAACAATAGCGATGGAAGAAATAAATGTTGGAGTAACTGACATCGTCCATTCCGTAACAGACCTTGTTCACTCATCGTCTAACCTTTCCGCGGAAATGGAAGATGTCGTTCAAGCAGCTAACCACCAAGTCGAAGTATCCAACTCGCTTCAACATACAATAGAACAACTAAAACAAACAGCAAACGAATTACAAACAAACATCCAAACAATAGAAAAATAA
- a CDS encoding cyclase family protein, which translates to MKFYDVTMPIFTGMPVYKNKPEKQPKVETVTNGYVTESRLSIDVHTGTHVDAPLHMVVDGETIETLPLDKLVGPCKVFDMTNIEDRIKKEDVESLDIQKDDFILFKTKNSFDEEFNFDFIFVAECAAKHLAEVGVSGIGVDALGIERSQEGHPTHKTLFANNVIIIEGLRLKEVEQGSYTMVAAPLKLQGTDASPARIILLEM; encoded by the coding sequence ATGAAATTTTACGATGTTACGATGCCAATTTTTACAGGAATGCCTGTTTACAAAAACAAGCCTGAAAAACAGCCAAAGGTTGAGACAGTAACGAACGGGTATGTTACAGAATCTCGCCTAAGCATAGACGTTCATACTGGCACACATGTAGATGCCCCATTACACATGGTAGTTGACGGCGAAACAATTGAAACTTTACCTTTAGATAAGCTTGTAGGTCCATGTAAAGTATTTGATATGACGAACATCGAAGACCGCATTAAAAAAGAGGATGTTGAAAGCCTGGACATCCAAAAAGACGACTTTATTTTATTCAAAACAAAAAACTCTTTTGATGAAGAGTTTAACTTTGATTTCATCTTTGTAGCTGAATGTGCAGCAAAACATTTAGCAGAAGTAGGTGTTTCTGGTATTGGAGTAGATGCACTTGGAATTGAACGTAGCCAAGAAGGACACCCAACACATAAAACACTATTCGCAAATAACGTGATCATTATTGAAGGGCTTCGTTTGAAAGAAGTAGAACAAGGCTCCTACACAATGGTTGCCGCTCCTTTAAAACTACAAGGAACCGACGCATCACCAGCAAGAATCATTTTATTAGAAATGTAA
- a CDS encoding 5-oxoprolinase subunit C family protein — translation MKPIFQVLKTGLVTSFQDKGRIGYQAFGVVTSGAMDMFSFEIANSLVGNQPNEACIEMAIVGPSLTVVSEEEVSIAVTGTNLGFSINGKIAPMWKAIKVSKGDKLSFPGSRDGMFAYIALRGGFAVPSLLGSKSYYGKAKLGTAILQGDFLFGQNPSTCRTRGLLSYSVPTFSKQVTARVILGPHDGDFTEESLRQFFSQPFKVLQCDRMGSRLEGATPLRVHDGADVLSDAIPLGGIQVPQGGQPIVLLADRQTTGGYRRIGTVIKADLPKLVQVPVGGTVVFQKVTLEEAYKALLHQQAYINVINHSSHN, via the coding sequence ATGAAACCGATTTTTCAAGTGTTGAAAACTGGACTTGTCACTAGCTTTCAAGATAAAGGAAGGATTGGCTACCAAGCTTTTGGAGTAGTTACATCGGGTGCGATGGACATGTTTTCTTTTGAGATAGCGAATAGTCTTGTTGGCAATCAACCGAATGAAGCGTGTATCGAGATGGCGATAGTTGGACCGTCGCTTACGGTCGTTAGCGAAGAAGAAGTGTCAATTGCGGTTACTGGGACGAATTTAGGTTTTTCTATTAACGGGAAAATAGCTCCGATGTGGAAAGCAATAAAAGTAAGCAAGGGAGATAAACTGTCATTTCCGGGGAGTAGAGATGGGATGTTTGCGTATATTGCGTTACGTGGGGGCTTTGCTGTTCCATCTCTTTTAGGCAGCAAATCTTATTATGGAAAGGCAAAGTTAGGAACGGCTATCCTCCAAGGAGATTTCCTTTTCGGACAAAATCCGTCTACATGCCGTACTCGCGGACTCCTCTCCTATTCCGTTCCTACTTTCTCAAAACAAGTGACAGCACGAGTCATTCTTGGTCCACATGATGGTGATTTTACGGAAGAAAGTTTGCGTCAGTTTTTTTCTCAGCCCTTTAAAGTGCTGCAATGCGACAGAATGGGATCTAGGTTAGAAGGAGCCACTCCGTTACGTGTACATGATGGCGCTGATGTCCTTTCTGATGCGATACCACTTGGTGGGATACAAGTTCCACAGGGGGGACAGCCGATTGTGTTGTTAGCTGACAGGCAAACGACGGGTGGCTATCGTCGGATTGGCACCGTCATAAAAGCCGACTTGCCTAAATTGGTTCAAGTCCCTGTAGGCGGGACGGTTGTTTTTCAAAAAGTGACATTAGAGGAAGCATATAAGGCATTACTGCATCAGCAGGCTTATATAAATGTAATAAACCACTCTTCACATAATTGA
- a CDS encoding DUF420 domain-containing protein: MKNKSIWPIVIGLSIVVNLVVVILFFMPQYEGLAHVDLTFLPLMNAIFNSFTFLFLLAALIAILKKNVTLHKRFIFAAFTTTFLFLITYVTYHALTESTPFGGEGIIRSIYFFILLTHIVLAVVIVPLALYSFGTGITTQTEKHRKIARWTMPLWLYVSLTGVLVYIMISPYY, encoded by the coding sequence ATGAAAAACAAATCCATCTGGCCAATCGTCATCGGCTTATCTATCGTCGTAAACTTAGTAGTTGTTATACTATTTTTCATGCCACAATACGAAGGATTAGCGCACGTTGACTTAACTTTTTTACCACTCATGAACGCTATTTTTAACAGCTTTACATTCTTATTTTTACTTGCAGCACTTATTGCGATATTAAAAAAGAATGTCACCCTTCATAAACGCTTTATTTTTGCTGCGTTTACAACAACATTTCTATTCTTAATCACGTACGTAACGTATCATGCCTTAACAGAATCCACTCCATTTGGTGGAGAAGGCATCATTCGATCCATTTACTTTTTCATTCTTTTAACACATATCGTACTTGCTGTCGTTATCGTTCCGCTAGCACTATACTCGTTTGGGACAGGCATAACGACGCAAACGGAGAAACACCGCAAAATCGCCCGCTGGACCATGCCACTATGGCTATACGTCAGCTTAACAGGCGTGCTAGTATACATCATGATTTCGCCATATTATTAG
- a CDS encoding LamB/YcsF family protein, translating to MRKIDLNCDLGESFGPYTIGNDELILPFVSSVNIACGFHAGDPATLEKTVQRAKIHSTKVGAHPGFQDRLHFGRRALPVTEKEAYQLVLYQLGALAAFCKVNEVELHHVKPHGALYNMAAKDRMLAQAIATAVVDFNPSLILYGLSNSALIEAGQEVGLQTASEAFADRTYLADGTLSPRHMNGSVIQENEKALAQVRQMLMDGTVTAITGEVIPLKVDTICLHGDNEHALLFSESLHAMLNAEGISIEPIQKVEK from the coding sequence ATGAGAAAAATTGATTTGAACTGTGATTTAGGAGAAAGCTTTGGCCCTTACACGATAGGGAACGACGAGCTCATCCTACCTTTTGTATCTTCCGTAAATATTGCATGCGGCTTTCATGCAGGAGATCCTGCTACTTTGGAAAAAACGGTCCAACGCGCCAAGATACATAGCACAAAAGTTGGGGCACACCCTGGGTTTCAGGATCGATTGCATTTTGGCCGCCGCGCCTTGCCTGTTACAGAAAAAGAAGCATACCAACTGGTGTTATACCAACTTGGCGCACTGGCCGCTTTTTGTAAAGTAAATGAAGTTGAACTTCATCACGTAAAGCCTCATGGTGCCCTTTATAATATGGCAGCCAAAGACCGAATGCTGGCACAAGCTATTGCAACTGCTGTAGTTGATTTTAATCCTTCCCTTATTCTATATGGACTAAGCAATAGTGCATTAATCGAAGCGGGGCAAGAAGTTGGCTTACAGACCGCCTCGGAAGCTTTCGCCGACCGAACTTACTTAGCCGATGGTACGTTATCTCCTCGTCATATGAACGGCTCTGTTATACAGGAGAATGAAAAAGCATTAGCACAAGTTCGCCAAATGCTAATGGATGGCACCGTAACAGCTATTACAGGTGAAGTAATTCCATTAAAGGTGGATACGATATGTTTGCACGGTGATAATGAACATGCTTTACTGTTTTCCGAAAGCTTGCACGCTATGTTAAATGCGGAAGGTATCAGCATAGAGCCTATTCAGAAGGTGGAAAAATGA
- the zwf gene encoding glucose-6-phosphate dehydrogenase yields MSNEQNPKSIIVIFGATGDLAKRKLYPSIYRLYKNGSISKNFAVVGVARRPLSHEDFRQNVEKSVREASTNHDHIEEFSSHFYYHPFDVTSSESYQQLKDLLHNLDGDYHTLGNRIFYLAMAPEFFGTIASNLKSEGLTDTDGWKRLVIEKPFGHNLPSAQKLNDELREAFSEKEIYRIDHYLGKEMVQNIEVIRFANAIFEPLWNNRYISNIQITSSETLGVEDRGRYYESSGALRDMVQNHMLQMVALLAMEPPIKLNPEEIRSEKVKALRALRQIPENEVDDYFVRGQYTGGFINEKPVIGYREENSVDPNSNTETFVSGKLMIDNFRWAGVPIYIRSGKRMTSKSTKVVVQFKDIPMNLYYNRGAKVDPNLLVIHIQPDEGITLHLNAKKSGKDITTTPIRLDYSNNNCIDGINTPEAYERLIYDCLRGDMTNFTHWDEVSLSWGFVDQMSKEWESKKAEDFPNYEAGSMGPKQSDDLLAKDGFFWWPV; encoded by the coding sequence GTGAGCAATGAACAAAATCCTAAATCAATAATTGTTATTTTTGGAGCAACAGGGGATTTAGCGAAGCGTAAACTTTATCCTTCTATTTATCGTTTATATAAAAATGGCAGCATTTCGAAAAACTTTGCAGTTGTTGGGGTTGCACGCCGCCCGTTAAGTCATGAAGATTTCCGCCAAAATGTGGAGAAGTCTGTTAGAGAAGCTAGCACGAATCATGATCACATTGAGGAGTTCAGCTCTCATTTTTACTATCATCCATTCGATGTGACAAGCAGCGAATCGTATCAACAGTTAAAAGATTTATTACATAATTTAGATGGTGACTATCATACGTTAGGAAATCGCATTTTCTATTTAGCGATGGCACCAGAATTTTTTGGTACCATTGCTTCCAACTTAAAGTCCGAAGGCTTAACAGATACAGATGGTTGGAAGCGACTTGTTATTGAAAAGCCGTTCGGTCATAACTTACCTTCTGCTCAGAAATTGAACGATGAATTACGTGAAGCCTTTTCTGAAAAAGAAATATATCGTATTGACCATTATCTTGGAAAAGAAATGGTCCAAAATATCGAGGTTATTCGTTTTGCTAACGCCATATTCGAACCGTTATGGAACAACCGTTACATTTCTAACATCCAAATCACTTCTAGTGAAACGCTTGGTGTAGAAGACCGCGGTAGATATTACGAAAGCAGCGGTGCATTACGAGATATGGTTCAAAACCATATGTTACAAATGGTTGCTTTGCTTGCGATGGAGCCTCCGATTAAATTAAATCCAGAAGAAATTCGTAGCGAAAAAGTGAAAGCTTTAAGAGCACTACGTCAAATTCCAGAAAATGAAGTCGATGATTACTTCGTTCGCGGCCAATATACTGGTGGCTTTATTAATGAAAAACCTGTCATTGGTTACCGTGAAGAAAATTCCGTTGACCCTAATTCAAACACAGAGACATTCGTTTCTGGAAAACTTATGATTGACAACTTCCGTTGGGCTGGAGTACCCATTTACATCCGCTCAGGTAAACGTATGACTTCTAAGTCTACAAAGGTTGTTGTGCAATTTAAAGATATTCCGATGAACCTTTACTACAACCGCGGAGCAAAAGTGGATCCAAACTTACTTGTCATTCACATTCAACCAGATGAAGGTATTACCTTACATTTAAATGCGAAAAAATCGGGTAAAGATATAACAACAACTCCGATTCGCTTAGACTATAGCAATAACAACTGCATCGACGGTATTAACACACCTGAAGCATACGAGCGCCTCATTTATGATTGTTTACGTGGCGATATGACAAACTTTACACATTGGGATGAAGTGTCCTTATCTTGGGGATTTGTTGATCAAATGTCTAAAGAATGGGAGTCGAAAAAAGCGGAAGACTTCCCTAATTACGAAGCTGGTTCTATGGGTCCAAAACAATCTGACGATCTTCTTGCAAAAGACGGATTTTTCTGGTGGCCAGTATAA
- a CDS encoding DUF423 domain-containing protein, with the protein MNIFIILAALNGFLAVALGAFGAHGLEGKVSERMLEVWKTGVTYQMFHAGGLFVIAFLIDRWGNMAMLTSAGWIMFVGILLFSGSLYVMTLTGIKVLGAITPIGGVAFLVAWALIIVAAVKA; encoded by the coding sequence ATGAATATTTTTATTATATTAGCAGCTTTAAATGGTTTTCTAGCAGTTGCACTTGGGGCGTTTGGCGCTCACGGTTTAGAAGGAAAAGTGTCGGAGCGGATGTTAGAAGTATGGAAAACGGGGGTAACGTACCAAATGTTCCACGCTGGTGGCTTGTTTGTTATCGCTTTTTTAATCGACAGATGGGGTAATATGGCTATGCTTACTAGCGCCGGGTGGATTATGTTTGTCGGGATTTTATTATTCTCAGGTAGCTTGTATGTGATGACACTTACAGGAATAAAAGTACTCGGAGCCATCACCCCAATCGGCGGCGTTGCGTTTTTAGTAGCATGGGCGCTAATTATTGTAGCGGCAGTAAAGGCGTAA
- the hemQ gene encoding hydrogen peroxide-dependent heme synthase — MSEAAQTLDGWYCLHDFRKVDWAAWKMLSSEERQSAINEFLGFVEKWKVTEKQENGSHALYSIVGQKADFMMMLLRPTLEELNELENEFNKTTFAEYMIPVNSYVSIVELSNYLPEGEDPYENPQILARLYPILPKAKHVCFYPMDKRRNGEDNWYMLPMEDRRRMMRSHGMIGRQYAGKVKQVITGSVGFDDYEWGVTLFADDALQFKKLVYEMRFDEVSARFGEFGAFFVGNLLEEEKVYSFLHV, encoded by the coding sequence GTGAGTGAAGCAGCACAAACTTTAGATGGTTGGTATTGTTTACATGATTTTCGCAAAGTAGATTGGGCAGCCTGGAAGATGTTATCTAGCGAAGAGCGCCAATCGGCAATCAATGAATTTTTAGGTTTCGTCGAAAAATGGAAAGTAACAGAGAAGCAAGAAAACGGTAGCCATGCTCTATATTCTATCGTTGGACAAAAAGCTGATTTCATGATGATGTTACTTCGCCCAACTTTAGAAGAATTAAATGAGTTAGAAAATGAGTTTAACAAGACGACATTTGCAGAGTATATGATTCCTGTAAATTCTTACGTTTCTATCGTCGAGTTAAGTAACTACTTACCTGAAGGCGAAGATCCTTACGAAAATCCGCAAATTTTAGCGCGATTATATCCAATCTTACCGAAAGCGAAGCATGTTTGTTTCTATCCGATGGACAAGCGTCGTAACGGTGAAGATAACTGGTACATGTTACCAATGGAAGACCGCCGTCGCATGATGCGTAGCCACGGTATGATTGGTCGTCAATATGCTGGTAAGGTGAAGCAAGTGATCACTGGTTCTGTTGGGTTTGACGATTATGAGTGGGGCGTAACTTTGTTTGCAGATGATGCGTTACAATTCAAAAAGCTAGTTTATGAAATGCGTTTTGATGAAGTAAGTGCACGTTTCGGTGAATTTGGTGCATTCTTCGTTGGAAATTTACTTGAAGAAGAAAAAGTTTATTCTTTCTTACATGTTTAA
- the gerQ gene encoding spore coat protein GerQ, whose product MKGQYQQQAGQFAGYGMDPYAQYYQQQAGFPYAMGQQMGQVAGAQSGIPSFPQQPVQQQPIAGMLPLEQSYIENILRLNRGKLATVYMTFENNREWNAKIFKGIIEAAGRDHIILSDPQTGKRYLLLMVYLDYITFDEELEYDYPFGAGAQLASFSPR is encoded by the coding sequence ATGAAAGGTCAGTATCAACAACAAGCAGGGCAATTTGCGGGATATGGAATGGATCCATACGCGCAATATTATCAGCAACAAGCGGGTTTCCCGTATGCAATGGGGCAACAAATGGGGCAAGTAGCTGGTGCTCAATCAGGGATACCTTCATTCCCTCAACAACCAGTTCAACAGCAACCAATTGCAGGAATGCTACCGTTAGAGCAATCGTACATCGAAAACATTTTACGTTTAAACCGTGGAAAGTTAGCTACTGTGTACATGACGTTTGAAAACAATCGCGAGTGGAATGCGAAAATTTTCAAAGGTATAATTGAGGCAGCAGGTCGTGATCACATTATTTTAAGTGATCCGCAAACAGGCAAACGTTACTTATTGTTAATGGTTTACTTAGATTACATTACGTTTGATGAAGAGTTAGAGTATGATTATCCGTTTGGTGCGGGAGCGCAGTTGGCTTCTTTTTCACCTAGATAA
- a CDS encoding ion transporter, whose translation MNKLKSKIREIVAHKYFTGIVITVILLNAVLIGLETYPDLLREYYGIFHGFEIFFLWFFTIEIIMRMLSEKKIFHFFKSSWNIFDFVIVAGVLLFSGSYFISAIRILRVFRVLRAITVIPSLQRLVTAFLKTIPSLGTIGMLLSLVFYIFGVVGVILYRDIAPEYFGSLHLALITLFQVITLESWASGIFRPIFASSPFAWVYFVSFILVGTFIVLNLIVGEILNNIQEAKEESVRNEKIEISKQELAKISNEIAELKQMLVEKERKSNM comes from the coding sequence TTGAACAAGTTAAAATCTAAAATTAGAGAAATAGTAGCACATAAATATTTTACCGGTATAGTAATAACCGTCATTCTCTTAAACGCTGTATTAATCGGGCTAGAAACATATCCTGACCTACTAAGAGAATACTACGGAATCTTCCATGGATTTGAAATCTTCTTCCTATGGTTCTTTACAATAGAAATAATTATGCGAATGTTATCCGAGAAAAAAATATTTCACTTCTTTAAGAGTAGCTGGAATATTTTCGACTTTGTCATCGTAGCGGGAGTACTACTATTCAGCGGCTCCTACTTCATTTCAGCCATTCGTATTTTAAGGGTATTCCGTGTGCTTCGTGCCATAACAGTTATCCCTTCCCTACAACGATTAGTAACGGCATTCTTAAAAACTATTCCATCACTAGGCACAATCGGAATGTTACTAAGCTTAGTATTTTACATTTTTGGTGTAGTTGGCGTTATTTTATATCGCGATATCGCACCAGAATACTTTGGATCGCTACATTTAGCGTTAATCACCCTTTTCCAAGTCATCACGCTAGAGTCTTGGGCAAGCGGTATTTTCCGTCCAATCTTTGCATCTAGTCCGTTTGCGTGGGTATATTTCGTATCATTCATTTTAGTTGGAACTTTTATCGTTCTTAACTTAATCGTCGGGGAAATTTTAAATAACATCCAAGAAGCAAAAGAAGAAAGTGTACGCAATGAAAAAATCGAAATAAGCAAACAAGAGTTAGCAAAAATCTCCAATGAAATTGCAGAATTAAAACAGATGTTAGTGGAAAAAGAACGGAAATCAAATATGTAA